ACGGTACAGATCAGGATCATATGAAGAAACTTGAAGCACGTTTCTTCCGGACCCTTGGCGGGATTGAACCTGTCCGGGAATTTCTCAAGGAACTTGCGCCGCAAGACCGCAAAACGCTCGGCATGGACATCGCAACCGTGGAATATGGCTGGCCTGTCGGAATGCCAGCCTGCCGGTCACTCGGCAAAGGTCTTTGGGAAGTCCGCAGCAACATTTCCGACAAAAGGATTGTCAGGGTTGTTTTCTGCATCGCCGACGGACAAATGCTTTTGCTTCATGCCTTCATCAAGAAAACGCAAAAAACGCCCCAAACCGACTTTGACCTTGCTCTGACGCGCAAGAAGGAACTGGAACAATGACCAACCATACTGGCTCTTCTTTTGACGACTTCCTCGAAGAAGAAGGCATTCGCGAAGAAATCGAGACCGTGGCCATCAAGCGGGTTCTCGCGTGGCAACTGCGTCAGGAAATGGAAAAGCAGAATCTGAGCAAGGCCGAAATGGCCCGCCTGATGAAAACAAGCCGCACACAGCTTGAACG
The Thalassospira xiamenensis M-5 = DSM 17429 DNA segment above includes these coding regions:
- a CDS encoding type II toxin-antitoxin system RelE/ParE family toxin, translating into MKKLEARFFRTLGGIEPVREFLKELAPQDRKTLGMDIATVEYGWPVGMPACRSLGKGLWEVRSNISDKRIVRVVFCIADGQMLLLHAFIKKTQKTPQTDFDLALTRKKELEQ
- a CDS encoding helix-turn-helix domain-containing protein, which produces MTNHTGSSFDDFLEEEGIREEIETVAIKRVLAWQLRQEMEKQNLSKAEMARLMKTSRTQLERLLDDTNDKVQLDTIQRGAKAVGRTLKLELV